A part of Perognathus longimembris pacificus isolate PPM17 chromosome 18, ASM2315922v1, whole genome shotgun sequence genomic DNA contains:
- the C1ql3 gene encoding complement C1q-like protein 3, with translation MVLLLVILIPVLVSSAGTSAHYEMLGTCRMVCDPYGGTKAPSTAATPDRGLMQSLPTFIQGPKGEAGRPGKAGPRGPPGEPGPPGPVGPPGEKGEPGRQGLPGPPGTPGLNAAGAISAATYSTVPKIAFYAGLKRQHEGYEVLKFDDVVTNLGNHYDPTTGKFTCSIPGIYFFTYHVLMRGGDGTSMWADLCKNNQVRASAIAQDADQNYDYASNSVVLHLEPGDEVYIKLDGGKAHGGNNNKYSTFSGFIIYAD, from the exons ATGGTGCTGCTCCTGGTCATCCTCATCCCGGTGCTGGTGAGCTCGGCCGGCACGTCGGCGCACTACGAGATGCTGGGCACCTGCCGCATGGTCTGCGACCCCTACGGCGGCACCAAGGCGCCCAGCACCGCCGCCACCCCGGACCGCGGCCTCATGCAGTCCCTGCCCACCTTCATCCAGGGGCCGAAAGGCGAGGCCGGCCGGCCGGGGAAGGCAGGCCCCCGCGGGCCCCCAGGTGAGCCGGGGCCGCCGGGGCCCGTGGGGCCCCCGGGCGAGAAGGGCGAGCCGGGTCGCCAGGGCCTGCCGGGCCCTCCCGGGACGCCTGGTCTGAACGCGGCCGGGGCCATCAGCGCGGCCACCTACAGCACGGTGCCCAAGATCGCCTTCTACGCCGGCCTCAAGCGGCAGCACGAAGGCTACGAGGTGCTCAAGTTCGACGACGTGGTCACCAACCTGGGGAACCACTACGATCCCACCACGGGCAAGTTCACCTGCTCCATCCCGGGCATCTACTTCTTCACCTACCACGTCCTGATGCGCGGTGGGGACGGCACCAGCATGTGGGCTGATCTGTGTAAAAACAACCAG GTCCGTGCGAGTGCAATCGCCCAAGATGCTGATCAGAATTACGACTATGCCAGTAACAGTGTGGTTCTTCATCTGGAGCCGGGAGACGAAGTCTATATCAAATTAGATGGCGGAAAAGCCCAcggaggaaacaacaacaaatacagcACGTTTTCTGGATTTATTATTTATGCTGACTGA